The DNA sequence AGTCACTGTGAGTCATGTTTACAAAGAGTCTTCATGAATTCTCAAACTTTGAGGCCTGCTGGGATCTTGGTCTTTGTAGTTTCTCAGGAGTGCGTTTGGCTTATGTTTAACAGTGATGCAGACATTCATTTGTATTGGATATTTTGCCTGTGCTTCCACATCTGCTAACTACAAATGGATCTCTAAATCGTAGGGGACACGAAGGGAAAATAAAACCTTAGATATTATTGTTGATTTCATCCATTACCTCTGCAAATCGAATTTCTCTAGTGCTAAATTACATTTGTGTTCCTATAAGGAATTAATTGATTTAGTGGTGATTATAGATGGTGGTGTATTTTGTCTCCCatatatattttcttgttttcttgtctTGTCAATGACCATGATTAATGATCAGCTACCTCACCACAcacttttattcttttcttcAACTGCTCCggagttgccatggcaacagttaCGAGTGCTGTGTTGCAGTAGATGTGAGGGGTGAGCTGTGTATCCTCCAGACGACTGGGAGAACACTCATTTAGATCAGTCATCCATTCACTGATATTGTTCTTCATCAATCTTCCCATCCAATTACCAGCGAAAAGGTTTCCACTCACACTCCATTTCACATTAAGCCCCACTGACCTCTGGACAGTTTCATCCcgacttttttctctctcccttcttctcatGGTTCACTCCCGCTGACTTAGAATACAGTGTGATGAAGAGGATAGTCCACAATGTCAAATTCTGTGGTTTACTGTCAGTTATTACTGATGTCATTACATGTAATGTCAGAACTAGCCACattggttttttgggggggggttttgtttttgtttttttgttacatgCAGTATTGTCCATATTGTTTAACAACCCAAGATCTCTAATCACATACTAATCTAACAGTATAATTTGGTTTTTGGCTACACAGAATTGCCTCACAACTGGGTGCTTCAGTTTATAGCCAGATTGCTATTAAATGTCATGAAATGAAACCTTCTAGGTTCAGCAGAACTGCCATATTCTCTTTATCTGAGAGTGCGcacgtgggggtgtgtgtgtgtgtgggtgtgtattgtaTACCCAAAGGCAGGCTACCAGATCACACAGCAGAGACTGCCCATTGCAGTGAATGGATCCCTCACTTATAGCTACTTAGGTGGAAGGAAGAGGAACCAGGTGGTGACGAAGAATGTGAGGATTAAACAGATCCAGCTAGAACAGGACAGTGGCAAGAGTCTCCATGACGACCACCGCAACCAGACACTCATAGATCTGAACAGAGCAGGTACTGCATGGCCCACAAGCCCATGTGGGAGACTGGGACTCAGAGACCTCACAGCATGGGGTCAGACTGTAATGAACGGAGAGCATCATCTACTTTTAACCTCTGCATCTGTAAATGTCAGCTGCAAAGAGTAactgatttaaaatattataatgcatttcattacTTTACTATTATAATAATATCAGAATAGTATATTAACATATTGgaatattaaagtattaaaaaaaacttttctttgtgctatctctcttgctgtctctccctcttctctctctctctctctctctctctctctctctctctctctctctctctctctctctctctctctctctctctccacctgcacCTCTTAACCCCCCCCGCAGGTGTGGGTTTGATGGAGGTAGTGATGGAGGCAGATATGGAGTGCGGGGAGGAAGCAGCCGCAGCTGTGCGAGAGCTCCAGCTCATTCTGCAGACGCTGGGCACCTGCTACGGAAATATGGCCGGTCAGTGTTACACTcctcaacaaaaataaacccagCGGTACACTCTTCAACAAGAACTAACCCAGCGGTACACTCTTCAACAAGAACTAACCCAGCGGTGCACTCTTCAACAAGAACTAACCCAGCGGTACACTCTTCAACAAGAACTAACCCAGCGGTACAAGAACTAACTGATTGTTTCAGTCTTCAGCAAGACATAACTCCTTTCCAATAAGAACTCACCCACAGTCTTTTCAACAAGACGTAATCCACTGTTCCAACAGAAGGTAACTCCGTTAGTCAACTCACAGATTTTGAATGTGGATACCAAAtagtttttgatgttttgttttttttttaagtgaagtCATACATTTTGAACATGACACACTATTAAAGACTACTGTTGCACTTTTTAACAGGAACTAACCCGCTAGTACACTCTTCACCACAGATCCACCCACTGGTACAGTCTTCAGCACAAATTGATGGTTATTCTATTCAGCACAAACTTGCAGATGTAGTGGATGTCAAATACttgtgccattttttaaaaatcagagcAGTACATGCTGAACTTAGTGAAACACTACTGCATTCCTTAGTGAAGTTCCTTGTAGCCTGTTTCAACCAGCCGTTCAACTTGTGCTATTGGACCATTTTACTATTAATATACTGGTGGTTGaagaataaatacatgtttacatgaactttttattttaagaaaatgcacaaaaatagaccataaacataaaaaatagaCTCCAAATGTAAAAATAGATTTTCTTAGCTGAATAgttattacatttacctgatgcttttatccaaagtgacttacaattatgagtgagtacagcttgagcaattgagtgttaaaggccttgctctaCAGTGGcgacttggcagtggtggggcttgaaccagcaaccttccaattacaagtcaagtaatcAGTCCAGGAAGGCATCCGTCTACCTGCAATTCCTGCCCTTGTCTAGCCAGTTTAGTCTTCTTGCTGGTTTGTATTGAGCTGTGCAGTGATGCCTTGTGTTTCTAACCTGATGATAGATCCACATTTTTAACACACTGATTTACCAGCATTAATTCCTGTCCCATCTCTTTCCTGTATCCTGTCATGCCAGGCCTGGGTAAGGGATGTTTCTAGTTGCAATAGGATTTGAAATGAATCTGGAATGTTCTGGCCTTGGGAGAGTGTTGTTTGGTTTTAAGGAGAGAAAATAATTTGCTTCTCCTTCACCAGTCACAGATTGTCACAGCCCAACCAAACCGCTGTCTTgccatcacaaaaaaaaattcatgtGTTCCAGTTTAATCAAAAAGCACCTGAAGCAAAATGCTGCAAATTGTTTATCCGGCTTGGACAAAGCAGAGAGAGCGTTTCACCAGAGCACAGGCCACATTCAGATACCACATTATTCATCTATTTCATGCAAATAAAATTATTCACATTCAAATTTATTCACAGCATTGCATGCAGAGCTTTTTCAGAATTCTGGACAGTTGCTTAAAATGAGCCTTTACAGTGAGTTCATCTGTGCACTCCCCATCGCTCctgtccttctctgtctctttctctccccctgtctcctTTGTGTTTAATCATTAGTAGGAACGTTtctttaatattcattaatactcattaatattcatttatttccccAAGTATTTGTTAAGGGAACGTCTGTAGCTGAAGTTAGATGAGCCAAATGTGTCCAGGGTGATCTCATGGTTCTCAGTAAGAGCGTGATTAATACTGATGATTTCAGTAGGTGTGTTCCTGAAAATGGATCATCCACACTCTTCAGGTCATAAAACTGCCTGAAATTCACTGATAGATGAGAAAAGAACAGCTCTCTAATTCAGTTAATCCTTattcttctctcgctctctctccatctctctccagaGGGTCAGTTGAGAGTTGATGCTAATGTTTCGGTCCACCGTCCTGGGGAACCGCTGGGTGTACGGACTGAAGTTAAGAACATCAACAGTGCTCGATATGTTGCCAAGGCGATAGGTAAGACCTGTTCCTACCGATCATCCCTGAGTAACTGAACACCATGTGGGTAGTGTGAGTTACCTTCCCTCAGTCTCCAAGCCCAGTCAATAAGGATCATGCCCTCTGGTGTGTGAGCCACCTCAGTCCTGATGCACCAGACTCAGAGCTGCCGTTCTGCCGCATGAACCACAGGACACTAGGAACCAGcgaggcacacacatacacacacctacctacctcTCTCACAGCTACAGCACTTGATGTATTTGTGTAGTGTTATTTTTAACCCCGTGGCCTCCATAATTGACGTTTCCTTACGTCCATGCTCAAAAACTCTGATGCAAGAAAGGAAGATAAGACTCTCTTTCAAGGTTTACCGGACTAATAACTTTAGCCATTTATTTACTctcattgttgttttttcaaaagTATAATTAGTGTGTCAGCATTTGAACCTGCTTACTGATCTATGAGGGTTTagctttgttttcctctttgctAGGCTTTGAATTAGTTCTAATCTCTTCAAGACTGGAAGTTCAACTTTTGTTTCACCCTCTCTGCTACACAAATCAATTTCTCTTTAgtttcttgctgtgtgtgtgtgtgttgagcctAGGCAGAAGACCTGTGCTGTGATGAATGTTAGGGTCTGCTGGTATAGATACTTAGTGATGGGCTCTAGGTGCAGTCTGGTGTTTTCTTGCTCATATTTTACAGACTATGAGATCCAGAGGCAGATGGAGGTTCTAGACACTGGGGGAACCATCCTTAATGAGACCCGGGCCTTTGACAGCAAGTCTGGGTAAGGAGCCCCAGTCGGGACAAACATACATGAGACCCAAGTACCGCATTTACTGATGGAACAAATGAGTGCATTTTGTCAAATGGTTTGATTCAGGATTATTTGCAATTCAATTCAATAGAAATTGCAGGGCTCACTGATTCATACTTAAAagcaagcatgcatgcaaatgaCAATGTTGTGATTATGGTCATCAGTCCTTGAAATAACATCACCCAACTGGATCACAGCTGTTATTCTTAATTATGcattcagcaaacacacacacacacacacacactcacaagctcCCTATACAGGTAACCGGAATGTGCTGTGTTTCACTTAAACATGGTGCAACTGTCTTTCTGTTGTGACCCCTGTTAAGTTTAACCTCTTCTGTCTCCCAGAGCAACAGTTCCAATGAGAGACAAGGAGGGACTTCAGGACTACAGGTGGGTGCTGTAGCAGGCTGGGCGGAGCCAGGGTCAGAGGGAGGAGCAAAAGTCATTAGAGGGGGAGGAGACGAGGCGGGGCCAACCGCCGGGATGTGAAAGAAGAGGTTCATATGATGATTTGCCTGTGTGCAGCACTATAAAGGTTTTGGCAGTGTCAGGATAAGGTTTAGTGTAAATGATGGACTGTGAACAGGTAAGAGTGGAGCAGATTTTATGCAGTAAGTAGTTTAACACTGCACAGATTCAGCCTGGCTTATTGTAGTAAAGTGCTGCCATTGTTATTGCTGTCATAAAAAGAGCCATTTAAATTACAGCATCTGCGAGAGATGGTGTTTTGCTATGAGTGGGGAATTGTTtgagcaagaggaggaggaggaggggttgtgcggggggggggggttgggatgATGTTGGGGAGCATTTACGAGGATACTGCACGTTAACATGAACGTGAATCAGCTGTTTTAGAAAGGAAACGGCAAGAGGAAACGAGTGGAGAAGTGGAAAGATGGATGAGAGGACAGGCatagagacaggagagagggagaggatgggATGTAGTTGCCTGGCTGTGCTGCAGATAAcgtgggtgggtgcgtgcgtgggtCTGAGTGACACGCAGGCGTGTGAATCAGGAGGAGTTAAGACTCGGCTTGCGTGACTCTCACGGGAGATGTCTGAAACAtttcccatacacacacccccccttaTCTTCTGCCCAGAAcagcttttctcttttctttttttctgtccttcattcttcttctcctcttggTATCCTCTCACTCTCCGTCTCCCAAATAACATGCTCTTTCCCTGGACCGTTTCTCGGTCTCTCCCTCTTAGGTTCATGCCGGAGCCCAATCTTCCTcctctgtttgtttatgagaGCGTGGCCTCAGTGCCTGCTGGCGTGGACCCCACCCAGGTCGTGGTGATTGACAGGCTAAAGGCCATCTTGCCAGAGCTCCCCGGAGTAAAAAGGGCACAGCTCGTGGAAGAGTACGGCCTCCTGCCTGAACATAGCTTCACTTTAGTGGTGAGCGAGATGGGGTTACCTGAATATGTATTCTGTTTCAGTGCCATTTTGTCCAAAAGGGAGCAGTAACACATTTGACAGTGTGACGCTCTTTCCAGACAGTATGAGAGCTGTATGTTTAATATAGCTAAAGCATACACAAATCAGACCACAGCAcaaaatatttgctgttttttagtCCTCAGAGTAATGTCTTCAGAGTAATGTCTAGTGTCTAGAACTTGATATTCAGTGTTGCTTGTATTCGTAGATGTTGAAGGTGGCTGTATGACCGTGGTTTTCTGTGTAGAATGAGGTTGGGTTGATGGACTACTTTGAGCGAGTCATCCAGAAAACGAAGGCGGAGCCGAGGAAGGTAATTGGCTGGGTTATTAAGGAGCTGCTGGGTAATCTGAACCAGAATGGCCTGAGGCTTACACAGAGGTGAGTCACCACACCTTATACCCACACATCAgtgcctacacccacacaccaccctgtattACCCATCCACCACACCTTATACCCACACATCAgtgcctacacccacacagcacCCTGTATTACCCATCCACCACACCTTATACCCACACATCAgtgcctacacccacacaccaccctgtattACCCATCCACCACACCTTATACCCACACATCAgtgcctacacccacaccaccctgtATTACCCATCCACCACACCTTATACCCACACATCAgtgcctacacccacacagcacCCTGTATTACCCATCCACCACACCTTATACCCACACATCAgtgcctacacccacacagcacCCTGT is a window from the Electrophorus electricus isolate fEleEle1 chromosome 9, fEleEle1.pri, whole genome shotgun sequence genome containing:
- the gatb gene encoding glutamyl-tRNA(Gln) amidotransferase subunit B, mitochondrial, with the protein product MAASSSGNRILLHKLNELITFKRICNITQHDIFIRRIRTSRSKCQLQPKMHTKSPPQMVGVVGLEIHAQIHAASKLFSSSGVRFSAPPNSLVACFDASLPGTLPVLNRRCVEASVMTGLALNCTINRKSLFDRKHYFYADMPAGYQITQQRLPIAVNGSLTYSYLGGRKRNQVVTKNVRIKQIQLEQDSGKSLHDDHRNQTLIDLNRAGVGLMEVVMEADMECGEEAAAAVRELQLILQTLGTCYGNMAEGQLRVDANVSVHRPGEPLGVRTEVKNINSARYVAKAIDYEIQRQMEVLDTGGTILNETRAFDSKSGATVPMRDKEGLQDYRFMPEPNLPPLFVYESVASVPAGVDPTQVVVIDRLKAILPELPGVKRAQLVEEYGLLPEHSFTLVNEVGLMDYFERVIQKTKAEPRKVIGWVIKELLGNLNQNGLRLTQSPISSEALAELLNILESGHISTSAAKVVFQEMWKLPEKSVKQLVAELDLELISDQEQILQICRRVVDAHPEEVRVIRAGNKKVLNKLMGIVQKETKGRTDPLQVRRILEEMTS